A window of Littorina saxatilis isolate snail1 linkage group LG7, US_GU_Lsax_2.0, whole genome shotgun sequence contains these coding sequences:
- the LOC138970161 gene encoding cysteine-rich venom protein triflin-like, giving the protein MAVSAKDRNLIVDLHNQHRVEANPSASDMLTLKWDKEVAMLAQKWADNCDFKHDGNTARWIPGRFKVGQNLASNQKDWQSAINAWHGEVKDFTYGVENPDLHTVGHYTAVSNQGRGARESYQPGGSQPR; this is encoded by the exons ATGG CGGTGAGCGCGAAGGACAGGAACCTGATTGTGGACCTCCACAACCAACACAGGGTTGAGGCAAACCCCTCGGCATCGGACATGCTGACACTG AAGTGGGATAAGGAGGTTGCCATGTTGGCACAGAAATGGGCAGACAACTGCGATTTCAAGCATGATGGCAACACGGCCAGGTGGATTCCCG GCCGCTTCAAGGTGGGTCAGAATCTGGCCTCGAACCAAAAGGATTGGCAGAGCGCCATCAACGCCTGGCACGGCGAGGTCAAGGACTTTACCTACGGCGTTGAAAACCCTGACCTGCACACTGTGGGTCACTACACGGCTGTGAGTAaccagggccgaggtgcacgagaaagttaccaaccgggtgggagccagccgcggtga